From a single Nymphaea colorata isolate Beijing-Zhang1983 chromosome 4, ASM883128v2, whole genome shotgun sequence genomic region:
- the LOC116253213 gene encoding EG45-like domain containing protein isoform X1 yields MAPIFFRSSVSLPFLLVAVALCSLPISSADDGIATFYTDTTFACENQDPGTNYAAVGQSMYDNGGICGRQYSVSCTGATNESPNPCRGGSVIVKVVDLCESCEYGHLDISQEAFSTIADLDAGVIKISYQPLRASNGAHNSLSCEAGNFLTCVEQVHGFPIAWGPYN; encoded by the exons ATGGCGCCCATCTTCTTCCGTTCTTCGGTGAGCCTGCCCTTCCTGCTGGTGGCAGTGGCACTATGCTCGTTGCCAATTTCCTCTGCTGATGACGGCATTGCAACCTTCTATACTGATACTA CATTCGCATGCGAGAACCAAGATCCAGGCACCAACTACGCTGCAGTCGGCCAATCCATGTACGATAATGGAGGAATATGCGGGAGGCAGTATTCCGTGTCTTGCACCGGCGCTACCAACGAATCTCCTAATCCATGTAGAGGAGGGAGTGTAATCGTCAAGGTCGTGGATCTTTGTGAAAGTTGCGAATATGGGCACTTGGATATCTCACAGGAAGCTTTCTCCACCATTGCCGACCTCGACGCAGGAGTCATCAAGATCAGCTATCAACC GTTGCGTGCATCTAACGGCGCACATAACTCACTTTCATGTGAAGCAGGCAATTTCCTGACTTGCGTGGAGCAGGTGCATGGTTTCCCAATCGCGTGGGGGCCATACAATTGA
- the LOC116253213 gene encoding EG45-like domain containing protein isoform X3, with protein sequence MAPIFFRSSVSLPFLLVAVALCSLPISSADDGIATFYTDTTFACENQDPGTNYAAVGQSMYDNGGICGRQYSVSCTGATNESPNPCRGGSVIVKVVDLCESCEYGHLDISQEAFSTIADLDAGVIKISYQPKSLWKRASL encoded by the exons ATGGCGCCCATCTTCTTCCGTTCTTCGGTGAGCCTGCCCTTCCTGCTGGTGGCAGTGGCACTATGCTCGTTGCCAATTTCCTCTGCTGATGACGGCATTGCAACCTTCTATACTGATACTA CATTCGCATGCGAGAACCAAGATCCAGGCACCAACTACGCTGCAGTCGGCCAATCCATGTACGATAATGGAGGAATATGCGGGAGGCAGTATTCCGTGTCTTGCACCGGCGCTACCAACGAATCTCCTAATCCATGTAGAGGAGGGAGTGTAATCGTCAAGGTCGTGGATCTTTGTGAAAGTTGCGAATATGGGCACTTGGATATCTCACAGGAAGCTTTCTCCACCATTGCCGACCTCGACGCAGGAGTCATCAAGATCAGCTATCAACC CAAATCTCTTTGGAAGAGGGCAAGCCTCTAA
- the LOC116252296 gene encoding putative RING-H2 finger protein ATL49 produces MSWVLNGSRRNESSYPSPFMQYFLGPPPPSPPPRYDQSFENKISPSILLIIIILAVIFFISGLLHLLVRFLIRPSRRDSNDMDNVTVLQGQLQQLFHLHDAGVDQSYIDTLPVFLYKSIIGAKNPFDCAVCLCEFEPDDKLRLLPKCSHAFHLECIDTWLLSHSTCPLCRGSLLPDFPSNTCSPVVLVLESGSESSREIVDRDFRDSLSAAPTNLASEDGFPPALVENSQKPVDNPAREEAKVVPVKLGKLRNTDAVGGTVAGDVSARGIGAGESSSSISNVDSRRCYSMGSFEYVLDEASLLQVPIVPVKRKRPTTTAPLPLVPGHRPTVSMCDFSKNSQPRKEGFRIADCHGGSSAVIREDKKESFSVSKIWLRTKKDKPSSSTDPSRRAFSFRLPMQRVDDAKLKQSSSQRTTVSEIEVEGWMNHGDACSLPRSSVCGVDEESCSFYSVESQISSTPSFAKRTLNWIVGKQNRVMHSAPIPPV; encoded by the coding sequence ATGAGCTGGGTGTTGAATGGAAGCAGGAGAAATGAGAGTTCTTATCCTTCCCCATTTATGCAATACTTTCTTGGCCCTCCCCCCCCTTCTCCACCGCCGCGCTATGACCAAAGCTTTGAGAACAAGATCAGTCCTAGCATCTTGCTGATCATAATAATTCTGGCCGTCATATTCTTCATCTCCGGTCTGCTTCACCTTCTTGTTAGATTCCTTATTAGGCCTTCGAGGAGGGACTCCAATGACATGGACAATGTGACCGTCTTACAAGGGCAGCTGCAGCAGCTCTTCCATCTTCATGATGCAGGGGTGGACCAGTCTTACATCGACACCCTCCCTGTGTTCCTCTACAAGTCCATCATCGGAGCTAAGAACCCATTCGATTGTGCCGTCTGCCTCTGCGAATTTGAGCCAGACGACAAGCTTAGGCTGCTGCCCAAGTGCAGCCATGCATTCCATCTAGAGTGTATAGATACATGGTTGCTCTCACATTCAACATGCCCGCTGTGCAGAGGGAGTCTCCTCCCTGACTTTCCGTCAAACACTTGCTCGCCGGTCGTCCTGGTTCTTGAATCCGGCAGCGAAAGCTCCCGGGAGATCGTCGACAGAGACTTCCGGGACTCTCTTTCTGCTGCCCCGACGAATTTGGCATCCGAAGACGGCTTCCCGCCTGCCCTCGTCGAGAATTCGCAGAAACCAGTTGATAATCCGGCGAGGGAGGAGGCGAAAGTGGTGCCGGTGAAGCTGGGTAAGCTGAGGAACACAGATGCCGTTGGTGGTACCGTTGCTGGGGACGTCTCTGCCAGGGGCATAGGCGCAGGggagagcagcagcagcatcagTAATGTGGACTCCAGGAGATGTTACTCAATGGGTTCTTTTGAGTATGTCTTGGATGAAGCCTCTCTCCTGCAAGTACCCATTGTTccagtgaaaaggaaaagaccCACAACGACGGCACCTTTGCCTTTGGTGCCGGGCCACAGGCCTACCGTCTCCATGTGTGACTTCTCAAAGAATTCACAGCCTAGAAAGGAAGGATTTCGAATTGCAGACTGCCATGGAGGCAGCTCGGCGGTGATTCGGGAGGACAAAAAGGAAAGCTTTTCGGTTTCAAAGATCTGGCTCCGAACAAAGAAGGACAAGCCGTCTTCCTCCACAGATCCATCCAGAAGGGCGTTCTCCTTCCGGCTGCCGATGCAGAGGGTGGATGATGCGAAGCTGAAGCAGAGCAGCAGCCAGAGGACTACCGTGTCTGAGATTGAGGTTGAAGGATGGATGAACCATGGTGATGCTTGTTCGTTGCCTAGAAGTAGTGTATGTGGTGTGGATGAAGAGAGCTGCAGTTTCTACAGTGTAGAGTCTCAAATCAGCTCAACGCCATCCTTTGCCAAGCGAACACTCAATTGGATTGTTGGGAAGCAGAACAGAGTGATGCATTCAGCTCCAATCCCCCCTGTTTGA
- the LOC116253213 gene encoding EG45-like domain containing protein isoform X2: MAPIFFRSSVSLPFLLVAVALCSLPISSADDGIATFYTDTTFACENQDPGTNYAAVGQSMYDNGGICGRQYSVSCTGATNESPNPCRGGSVIVKVVDLCESCEYGHLDISQEAFSTIADLDAGVIKISYQPDGILLSRGVNDFFVCYNLQYNK; this comes from the exons ATGGCGCCCATCTTCTTCCGTTCTTCGGTGAGCCTGCCCTTCCTGCTGGTGGCAGTGGCACTATGCTCGTTGCCAATTTCCTCTGCTGATGACGGCATTGCAACCTTCTATACTGATACTA CATTCGCATGCGAGAACCAAGATCCAGGCACCAACTACGCTGCAGTCGGCCAATCCATGTACGATAATGGAGGAATATGCGGGAGGCAGTATTCCGTGTCTTGCACCGGCGCTACCAACGAATCTCCTAATCCATGTAGAGGAGGGAGTGTAATCGTCAAGGTCGTGGATCTTTGTGAAAGTTGCGAATATGGGCACTTGGATATCTCACAGGAAGCTTTCTCCACCATTGCCGACCTCGACGCAGGAGTCATCAAGATCAGCTATCAACC TGATGGAATACTATTAAGCAGAGGCGTAAACGACTTTTTCGTCTGTTACAACCTAcaatataacaaataa
- the LOC116253213 gene encoding putative EG45-like domain containing protein 1 isoform X5, which yields MGTWISHRKLSPPLPTSTQESSRSAINPFACENEQPGTMYAAVGPSTFQNRAACGRRYSVTCIGGTNAVPHPCTGRSMTVTVVDRCEGCEPGHLDLSYDAFAAIANPDAGRVRIRYHRVY from the exons ATGGGCACTTGGATATCTCACAGGAAGCTTTCTCCACCATTGCCGACCTCGACGCAGGAGTCATCAAGATCAGCTATCAACC CATTTGCGTGCGAGAACGAACAACCAGGAACCATGTACGCCGCAGTTGGCCCGTCAACGTTCCAAAATCGAGCAGCATGTGGGAGGCGTTACTCCGTAACTTGCATCGGCGGTACCAACGCAGTTCCTCACCCATGCACAGGTCGGAGTATGACCGTCACGGTCGTAGACCGTTGTGAAGGTTGCGAACCTGGCCACTTGGATCTCTCTTATGATGCCTTCGCCGCCATTGCCAATCCCGACGCCGGAAGAGTGAGGATCAGATACCATCG GGTTTACTAG
- the LOC116253213 gene encoding putative EG45-like domain containing protein 1 isoform X4 gives MAIFFPSSVQLPFLMVAVALCFLPTSFAREGVATWYPGGSSFACENEQPGTMYAAVGPSTFQNRAACGRRYSVTCIGGTNAVPHPCTGRSMTVTVVDRCEGCEPGHLDLSYDAFAAIANPDAGRVRIRYHRVY, from the exons ATGGccatcttcttcccttcttctgtTCAGCTGCCCTTCCTCATGGTGGCAGTGGCACTCTGCTTCTTGCCAACCTCCTTTGCTCGTGAAGGCGTTGCAACTTGGTACCCTGGTGGTTCTT CATTTGCGTGCGAGAACGAACAACCAGGAACCATGTACGCCGCAGTTGGCCCGTCAACGTTCCAAAATCGAGCAGCATGTGGGAGGCGTTACTCCGTAACTTGCATCGGCGGTACCAACGCAGTTCCTCACCCATGCACAGGTCGGAGTATGACCGTCACGGTCGTAGACCGTTGTGAAGGTTGCGAACCTGGCCACTTGGATCTCTCTTATGATGCCTTCGCCGCCATTGCCAATCCCGACGCCGGAAGAGTGAGGATCAGATACCATCG GGTTTACTAG
- the LOC116253515 gene encoding EG45-like domain containing protein — MAISFRSSVSLPFLLVAMALCFLPISFAREGVATFYHDTMFACENQQAGTMYAAVAPSTFQNQAACGRRYSVTCIGGTNGAPHPCRGGSVEVTVVDLCPSCEPGHLDLSREAFSTIADPDAGKVRISYYRI, encoded by the exons ATGGCCATCTCTTTTCGTTCTTCTGTAAGCCTGCCTTTCCTCCTTGTGGCAATGGCACTCTGCTTCTTGCCCATTTCCTTTGCTCGTGAGGGCGTTGCAACTTTCTACCACGATACCA TGTTCGCGTGCGAAAACCAACAAGCAGGAACCATGTACGCCGCAGTGGCACCTTCAACGTTCCAAAATCAAGCAGCCTGTGGGAGGCGCTACTCCGTGACTTGCATCGGCGGTACCAACGGAGCTCCTCATCCATGCAGAGGTGGGAGTGTGGAAGTAACGGTCGTGGATCTCTGTCCAAGTTGCGAACCTGGGCACTTGGATCTCTCTAGGGAAGCTTTCTCCACCATCGCCGATCCTGACGCTGGAAAAGTCAGGATCAGCTACTATCG TATCTGA